In one window of Chryseobacterium sp. JV274 DNA:
- a CDS encoding amidohydrolase, whose translation MQFPYQLTAKGKYSLKNVRLETGFEYENEEVTGTKTDLFSIEIEDGKIKTVKANDPASEAIDAKGYLMLPAFRDMHIHLDKTLYGLPWQALSPKRRTVKDMIAYEQEIIPELLKTSVSRAEQLISLQQHYGTHFVRTHFNIDTTSGLKSLEHLEQALENKKDSFKAELVAFPQHGVYYTDTVPLMKEAAQLKSVGFIGGLDPLSIDGSIEKVMDFTVELALDHHKGIDIHLHEVGESGMKTINYLIDKAIENPALQGKTFVSHAFALAHLSPKETEQIAEKLAEGKVGIASSVPFKGTVMPIPTLKKYGVNVLIGNDNVQDYWSTFGSGSMLQKANLIAELYGYATEYALSRALQFATQSILPLDEKGKQQWPKAGDEAAVVLADASCSAEAVSRMSEIKALMNDGNLFWRN comes from the coding sequence AATATTCCCTTAAAAATGTCCGCCTGGAAACAGGTTTTGAATACGAAAATGAAGAGGTAACCGGAACAAAAACTGATCTTTTCAGTATTGAAATTGAAGATGGAAAAATAAAAACAGTAAAAGCAAATGATCCCGCTTCAGAAGCAATAGATGCTAAAGGATATCTGATGCTTCCGGCGTTCAGAGATATGCACATCCATCTGGATAAAACATTGTACGGTCTTCCATGGCAGGCTCTTTCTCCTAAGAGAAGAACAGTGAAAGATATGATTGCTTATGAGCAGGAAATCATTCCTGAACTGTTGAAAACTTCTGTAAGCAGAGCAGAACAGCTGATCAGTCTGCAGCAGCATTATGGAACTCATTTCGTAAGAACTCATTTCAATATTGATACTACTTCGGGACTGAAATCTCTGGAGCATCTTGAGCAGGCTCTTGAAAATAAAAAGGACTCTTTCAAAGCAGAATTAGTTGCTTTTCCGCAACATGGAGTTTACTATACAGATACTGTTCCTTTGATGAAGGAAGCAGCACAGCTTAAAAGTGTAGGATTTATCGGTGGATTGGATCCTTTAAGTATTGACGGAAGCATAGAAAAAGTAATGGATTTTACCGTTGAGCTGGCTTTAGATCACCACAAAGGAATTGATATTCACCTGCATGAAGTAGGAGAGTCTGGAATGAAAACAATCAATTACCTGATTGATAAAGCAATTGAAAATCCGGCACTGCAGGGGAAAACATTTGTAAGTCATGCATTTGCCCTGGCTCATCTTTCACCAAAAGAAACAGAGCAGATTGCAGAAAAACTGGCTGAAGGAAAAGTGGGAATCGCTTCTTCAGTACCTTTTAAAGGAACGGTAATGCCGATTCCAACCCTGAAAAAATATGGGGTCAATGTATTGATCGGAAATGATAATGTACAGGATTACTGGAGTACTTTTGGTTCAGGAAGTATGCTCCAGAAAGCGAATCTCATTGCTGAGTTATATGGTTATGCTACAGAATATGCACTATCAAGAGCTTTGCAGTTTGCCACTCAAAGTATTCTTCCATTGGATGAGAAAGGAAAACAGCAATGGCCTAAAGCTGGTGATGAAGCTGCAGTTGTTCTGGCAGACGCTTCGTGTTCTGCAGAAGCTGTTTCCAGAATGTCTGAAATAAAAGCCCTGATGAATGACGGGAATTTATTTTGGAGAAATTAA
- a CDS encoding TonB-dependent receptor domain-containing protein produces MKKQLHKSIMLLALFSAGYAFAQSQILEGRVLDEKDNTPIEGVKVKVNGQEVMTDISGYYSINLSPGTNYIVTVSSNGYNRKEISEVIIKNEGNTHLDIVMDKPSTKEKEIEGVVIKSNARKETIASTIGLQKNAGVVSQVIGVEAIKRSPDRNTGEVLKRVSGVSLSEGKYIVVRGLSDRYNQAMLNGIQLSSTEPDRKTFSFDLFPANVIETLVINKTFIPEYTGEWGGALIQVNTKDIPNKNFFNVQVGVGGNTATMGQEFHMQKGGKWDFLGIDDGYRKLPTNMPAKNAFSILDEGQKTNIGKGFTKNLGYNSIGYPENLSLQLDGGFNTKLFGKDLGVIAVLNYSNNKRRTESTNRFFTINDQLADTNFDYFTEKYSNDIILGGMLNLSLKLNSNNKISLKNIITNNTVNHMSFRTGKDFEFDPINGTNIMAREIGFKETTFYNSTLTGTHKIDALGGFTVNWYGSFGILDQYIPLLQRLQYNQYTNIEGSPYLALISNGLSQKSGSVFYSTLSDYLYNAGGDISKTFTMFGQKQTIKGGYLFQVKDRIYNSRPFSVRLEKFNQGLLSQPFETIFNPGNFGGNGGFTFDEIAGNQYRYIANTILNAGYLQFDNNFTPWLRAVWGLRVENFDQLVGSTKKSDDRFVNTRVTDFLPAVNLTFKVNPKMNIRVAGSQTVVRPEFREVSPLAYYDFDLGATVIGNKSIERTKITSADVRWEYYPRNGEIISVAGFYKNFKKPIELYFNQSGVGTSNTFNYLNVDKADAYGVELEVRKKLDFVSALKNFTLGGNVALIKNKVTDEATKIDRPMQGQSPYTVNVSLQYDTEKSGWSSTVLFNMIGRRILYVGNDQVPPIWEAPRPLLDFQLAKKIWSNKGEIKLNVSDILNRRAKFYHDLNDNGKYDSKDALAIERLSGTNISLTLGYNF; encoded by the coding sequence ATGAAAAAACAACTCCACAAGAGCATCATGCTACTTGCCTTGTTTTCTGCTGGCTATGCTTTTGCACAAAGTCAGATTTTGGAAGGTAGGGTATTGGACGAGAAAGATAACACTCCTATAGAAGGGGTAAAGGTAAAAGTAAATGGACAGGAAGTAATGACTGACATTTCCGGATACTACTCTATCAACCTGTCCCCCGGCACCAATTACATTGTAACGGTAAGCTCCAATGGGTATAACAGAAAAGAGATCAGTGAGGTTATTATCAAAAATGAAGGTAATACTCATCTTGATATCGTAATGGACAAGCCCTCTACCAAAGAAAAAGAAATTGAGGGAGTTGTCATCAAATCAAACGCAAGAAAAGAAACCATAGCCTCTACTATCGGACTACAGAAAAATGCCGGTGTAGTTTCTCAGGTTATTGGTGTTGAAGCTATTAAAAGAAGTCCGGACAGAAACACAGGGGAAGTTCTGAAGAGAGTTTCCGGAGTGAGTTTATCTGAAGGAAAATATATTGTAGTAAGAGGTTTATCAGACCGTTATAACCAGGCAATGCTGAATGGTATTCAGTTATCCAGCACGGAGCCTGACAGAAAGACTTTCTCTTTCGACCTTTTCCCTGCCAACGTTATCGAAACCCTTGTTATCAACAAAACTTTCATTCCAGAATATACAGGTGAATGGGGAGGAGCTTTGATCCAGGTAAATACAAAGGATATTCCTAATAAAAATTTCTTCAATGTACAGGTAGGTGTAGGAGGAAATACGGCGACTATGGGACAGGAATTCCATATGCAGAAAGGTGGAAAATGGGACTTTCTAGGAATTGATGACGGTTACAGAAAGCTGCCAACCAATATGCCTGCAAAAAATGCGTTCAGTATTTTAGATGAAGGTCAGAAAACCAACATTGGTAAAGGGTTTACAAAGAATTTAGGATACAACAGTATTGGTTATCCTGAAAACTTAAGTTTACAACTTGACGGAGGTTTCAACACCAAATTATTCGGAAAAGATTTAGGGGTAATTGCTGTTTTAAACTATAGTAACAACAAAAGAAGAACTGAATCTACCAACCGTTTCTTTACCATCAACGACCAACTTGCCGATACCAACTTCGATTATTTTACAGAAAAATACAGCAATGATATTATCTTAGGAGGAATGTTGAACCTTTCTTTAAAGCTCAACAGCAACAATAAAATCTCCTTAAAGAATATCATCACCAACAATACGGTGAACCACATGTCCTTCAGAACAGGAAAGGACTTTGAATTTGACCCGATCAACGGGACAAACATTATGGCAAGGGAAATAGGTTTTAAAGAAACTACTTTCTACAACTCTACCCTTACCGGTACTCATAAAATAGATGCTCTGGGTGGATTTACCGTAAACTGGTACGGAAGCTTCGGGATCCTGGATCAGTATATTCCTTTGCTGCAGCGTTTGCAGTATAACCAATACACCAATATAGAAGGAAGCCCATATTTAGCATTGATTTCTAATGGTCTTTCTCAAAAGTCAGGAAGTGTATTCTATTCTACCCTAAGTGATTATCTATATAATGCAGGGGGTGATATCTCCAAAACATTTACGATGTTTGGACAAAAACAAACGATCAAAGGAGGTTATTTGTTCCAGGTAAAAGACAGAATCTACAACTCAAGACCGTTCTCTGTAAGACTTGAGAAATTCAACCAGGGATTACTTTCTCAGCCTTTCGAAACAATCTTCAATCCTGGGAATTTCGGAGGTAACGGTGGATTTACATTTGATGAAATTGCAGGAAACCAGTACAGATATATTGCCAACACGATCCTTAACGCGGGGTATTTACAGTTTGACAACAACTTTACACCATGGTTAAGAGCAGTTTGGGGATTAAGAGTTGAAAACTTTGATCAATTGGTTGGAAGCACGAAGAAAAGTGATGACCGTTTTGTGAACACCCGTGTTACAGATTTCTTACCTGCTGTAAACTTAACATTCAAGGTAAACCCTAAAATGAACATCCGTGTTGCAGGTTCACAAACTGTTGTTAGACCGGAGTTTAGAGAAGTTTCTCCTTTAGCATATTATGATTTTGATCTTGGAGCTACTGTAATTGGTAACAAATCAATTGAAAGAACCAAAATTACGAGTGCCGATGTTCGTTGGGAATATTACCCAAGAAACGGAGAAATTATATCCGTAGCAGGTTTCTATAAAAACTTCAAAAAGCCAATCGAATTATACTTCAACCAATCAGGGGTAGGAACGAGTAATACCTTCAACTACCTTAACGTAGATAAAGCTGATGCTTATGGAGTGGAACTAGAAGTAAGAAAAAAACTTGATTTTGTAAGCGCTCTTAAAAACTTCACCCTGGGTGGAAACGTAGCTTTAATCAAAAACAAAGTAACAGACGAGGCTACTAAGATTGACAGACCAATGCAGGGGCAGTCTCCTTATACTGTCAACGTAAGTCTTCAGTATGACACTGAAAAATCAGGTTGGTCTTCTACAGTACTATTCAATATGATCGGAAGAAGAATCCTTTATGTAGGAAACGATCAGGTACCACCAATCTGGGAAGCACCAAGACCTCTTTTGGATTTCCAGCTTGCTAAAAAAATATGGAGCAACAAAGGAGAAATCAAGCTGAATGTTTCAGATATTCTGAACCGTCGTGCTAAATTCTACCATGACCTGAACGACAACGGTAAGTATGACAGCAAAGATGCTCTTGCTATCGAAAGACTTTCAGGAACCAATATCAGTTTAACACTGGGATACAATTTTTAA